The following are encoded together in the Triticum dicoccoides isolate Atlit2015 ecotype Zavitan chromosome 6B, WEW_v2.0, whole genome shotgun sequence genome:
- the LOC119326400 gene encoding uncharacterized protein LOC119326400: protein MARSTRSVATERAYHHFAPASTRGLTGYPATAGGPVTADEFDESDVWGSFNPAEEAEQPARSGAELPRARAVPAARPVRKTKPVGGGGTAHGSLPVAIPDWAKILGDEYQGHQAGDWELDDADDVDVEGASVVPPHELAWRRRAASLSVNDGMGVGRMLKVRDAVWKKTGFQA from the coding sequence ATGGCGAGGAGCACGCGGTCGGTGGCGACAGAGCGCGCCTACCACCACTTCGCGCCGGCGTCGACGCGTGGCCTCACGGGGTACCCGGCCACGGCAGGCGGCCCCGTCACGGCCGACGAGTTCGACGAGTCAGACGTCTGGGGGTCGTTCAACCCGGCAGAGGAGGCCGAACAACCGGCAAGGTCGGGTGCCGAGCTTCCCCGGGCCCGTGCAGTCCCGGCTGCCCGTCCTGTGAGGAAGACGAAGCCGGTGGGCGGGGGCGGCACCGCGCACGGGTCGCTACCCGTGGCCATACCGGACTGGGCCAAGATCCTTGGGGATGAGTACCAGGGGCACCAGGCCGGGGACTGGGAGCTAGACGACGCGGACGACGTGGACGTCGAGGGCGCCTCGGTGGTGCCGCCGCACGAGCTGGCGTGGCGGCGCCGGGCCGCATCGCTGTCTGTGAACGACGGGATGGGGGTCGGCAGGATGCTCAAGGTCCGAGACGCGGTCTGGAAGAAGACAGGGTTCCAGGCCTGA